DNA from Balaenoptera ricei isolate mBalRic1 chromosome 6, mBalRic1.hap2, whole genome shotgun sequence:
ATTTATGAAGTGACTTAATGTCTTCCTGTCCAAATAAGTAAAGAGTTCAAACCTATTTGAATCTTTCAGTTCAGAATATGATGAGCATTACTGTGGTATGTGCAGATGGTCTATAGTTGCCTAAGTCTATACCCAGGGATTTTTTGAAAGAAACTCCTCACCAACTAGTTTTACCATTCGATTCTTCCTCCAGTAAGTAGACtgcaaccttaaaaaaaaaacagaagaagagggATTTCTTAATTGTGATCCAGGGAAGAGTCACATGGTAAAGATGTGAAATCAACAGGTGTGATGTGATTCCACCTATCCATCCTCTGATCCTGGGTGTCTCCTGTGGAGAATCAGTGGCTTTTTGGCTCAGCTCAGGGCTTATCTGACTTATCAGGCCTGGAGATCCCGTGTCCACATGGGCATTATTCAACTGTATCTTTAACTTACAGAGTAAGATTTTTGAGGTCCTGTTTTTAATCAGAAtaggttttggggggggggttgttgTGTTCACCAAGATGAATTTTGGTAATAAAAATGACCCAgttttctttgttaaatattctAGTTTTTCAGTTGGTGGAACAGCTACAACAAGGCAATCAGCTACCTGGCCACAGTGCCCAAGTACCGTATCCAAGCCATGGAGATTGCCAAGCAGCAGGGATTGCTGAGAAAAGCCAAAGAGAAGGGCAGAAACAAAAAGTCCAAAGAGGAAATTCGTGACGAGGAGGAGAACATCATAAAGaacattataaaaagtaaaatagatataaaGGGAGGCTATCAGAAACCCCAGTTCCGTGACCTTCTCCTGTTTCAAATTCTCTTAGCTCCCTTTCACCTGTGCTCATATATAGTCTGGTATTGCCGGTGGATCTATAATTTTAACATCAAAGGCAAAGAATatggggaagaagaaagactATATATCATACGTAAATCTATGAAGATGTCAAAGTCTCAGTTTGATAGTCTAGAAGATCATCAGAAAGAAACTTTTCTTAAACGGGAGCTTTGGATAAAGGAGAATTATGAGGTGAGTAATTACTGTAACCTTCGTTACCAACTTAAAACTAGGTATGTGACAAGGGATCACAGAAGTGTGCTCAAATTTCTGAAATCGAAGAGTTAAATATAGAAAGATCTTTTGTTGACTGTATGACTATATTTAGTAGTGGAACAGTGGGTTTTTAACCTATAATTTGTCATTTTATAAGATGAACTTCAAATACTTTAATTTACTAATGCTAAAAATTTGAAGTATGGTCTAATTTGTTGTGTTAAACTGTACTGTGAATTGCCAGAATGATTTGGCAAGTAGATATATTCAGCCTACTTACAAAGAACATAAAAATGGAGGGTAACATGGTAGCTCCTAAATTATTTGATAAGTTTTCACTTTTAAGTAGTTGAAGCTGCCCACTATACAATAAGCTCTGTCTGTCATAGAGTGCTATCCTGGGCTGAATTATCACGGTATTACATGAGGTTATCTTAGTCGTTACTCCCTGAAATTTGgaagtaaaataatttctttctgaaatttgATATGGCTGTGAAATTGGTTATGAAAACTTGTCCATTTAGCTTCAACTGATACCCACAAAAGGTTATAGAAATGAAAGATGTTCTTTGTTCTTAACCTCTGTGGTTTATTTAACTGTCTTTGGGaactttagttaaaaatattttgaaaaaccaaTAATTATCATTGAAGATAAAAGTAGTTGTAAGTTCAATCTGGAGACAAATGTATTTATAAGGTCACTTTGTTCCTTGGTTAGGATCAACAAAACTGAAAGTCATCTGTTAAATTTacagagttaaaaaaataaagtgttgatTCTTTAATATTGGACATTAGTCATAGAGAGGAAATGTTTAAACCCTTTAAACTCAGCTTATATATGATTTCAAGGAGGAAAAGAATGTATTTCCAGGTTACAGAAATCAGTGAAAAAAATTACTAGTTCTTGCACAAGTTATTCGTTTTTATTTAACACTGAACATTAAAGTGCTTAATTGCTTAGTAATCTTAGGTGCATGGTCTTCAGAAGACAAACCAATACATTCATTGGAAACTTTTACCTAaagttatatttgaaaaatataaacatgccATAAAGCTAATGAcaaatgtttctctttggattgtCAAGTCAGTTTATGTTATTTATGCTGACAGGTCTACAAACAGGAACAAGAAGAGGAACTAAAGAAAAGACTGGCAAATGACCCTAGATGGAAGAGATATAGGAGGTGGATGAAGAATGAAGGGCCCGGACGGTTAATGTTTGTGGATGACTGAAGATTGCTGGAATGCTACTATGCCAAACCTTAATTGTGATACTATTTTCATAACtgaattattttagaaatgtacTGACTGTTCCTCAGCAGTAACTAAAATTCCTCAAGTATTTGATTAAACAGAATAATGTAGAAATTTAAACTTTCCCTTCAAACTTTATACATAAGACATTTATGATTGTTCAATTTTTATAATCAATTTGTGGATTTTGTTAAAAGATTTGACATGAAGATTTATTAGTTGccacttaaaaattttatatgtttgGTTAAAAAATTTGACatgaaaatttattaaataccatttaaaatttttgcgtGTTAAGTGTTTATTCTTCaaaagtgtttccttattttgttaTAGTGCTACATTTTTCTGCTTTCGTGGCCTCTAATAGTTTCACAAAACATAATAATTATAACagcatttaattacatttttgagTGTCTTTCTAGACACAGACTTCTTCAGCAAAATGATTCAACTATCATGTCATCTTTATGACAGTCATTATAGGTTTGAAATATGTTCAAAATATCTCTCTAGGAGAGTCTTCTGCTGGACTGTCTTTATAATATCTCCCCCCCAGTCATAATATTCTTACTAAGATCAGAAACTCTCCAGGAGAGTGACTCTACCTTCATGTCCTTGTAGGATGAGCTTGATTACAGTCATTATAGGACTATAAGTGTATTCTCACACATTTCTCCAGAAAGAACCTTGTAAGAAGGTCTTTCGTACCACAGTATTGCTTTTTTACCccccttcaattaaaaaaaaaaaagagcagaaatagTGTCATGAAAAGTTCATATATTGTGAAGTCCTTGAGTGGTGAAAAATCCATTTTATGTGAGCATATTGACATGCATATAAACCAGAAAGAAGAGGTGCATGGCTGTGTGCTGTTCTATCAAtgaaatgtaaatgttttatatgtGTGAAAGTGACAGTAATTCACACGTAATTTGACTGAATCAAGTATGATACTGCAGCAAAGTATCGAAACACATTCATGGTAGTGAATCAATACTCCTGTTAAAAGACATATCCCAGTCCGTCATATTAATAAAACGGTTGCAATATATCACAAGTTTGTTGGTATGACATTTTAAGTCAAAGATTAACATATTGCTTTTTGTATTATATAATTGTAAAAGACGTAGCATAAAAGTGTAGCATGGTAGCTATGCAGAGTCTGTTTCTACTCAAAGTAAACTAGTCCTTTCAGGAGCTCAGCCCAAATATGTGACACATACAaagatgcaggagggaagagTTCCATCCTTGCTAATACAGCAAAAGGCCTGAGGTGGGTTATTTAGCCTGTGAGTGAAGGCCTCAATTCCTCATTAGAAAATTAGGGGAGGAGTTTGACCAGATTATCACTAAGGCCTTTTGcagctttaaaattctgaaattatataatatttatatttttgtaaacttgagatgaaagtgttttatgcatccattcttttttggGAGCGTGGAGAAATTACAGTGCTAAATTGTAGCAAGCTGTGCTTCAAACCCCAAATGCCCAACTCTACACCATAGGTAAATGCCTTTGAAAGGTGCTGTGGTTGCAGTCAGTAACCCCTGTCCCAGCGAAGATGTTACCACACACGTGCCACACAACAGCATTATCACCTAAGATTAGACGTGGGTACCATATGTTATGCAGACCAGAAAGAAACGGAGGCTCTTGCCCTTctgttaaaatttcaaataaatttatgaTTAACTGTATTTCAAAAAAACCTAGTGATAAGGAAAAATAGGAGGACTGAATATGTTAGCATTCATAAAGGTTGGCTGATAAAAACCATGTATCTTTGGATATTATTTTGCATATATGCTAGATtgctatatttctgtctttatatAGAAGTCTCATTTCTGGAATTGTTCTGGCAGCCTGCTCACTTGGTAAAAGTTTGGTTGGTCTTTTGGAATCATGGTCATCGTATGGGTGATATGAATGGATTCGCCTTAACGGAAGGACTATGAttcttttctccccttccctcaaCAAAATGGCTTTATGCTTCAAAAtcctggaggaaaggaagggcaaTTAGTTGTGTCACAAGTGTCATTCACGTATTTTGGGTATCTTTACTATCTCCATACTCTGCCAATCCCCCACCAAAGAACCAAAAGCTTCTCCATTTCAGAAACACTTGGAGAAGAATCCTGGGCAGGGGATCCCAGAACCCCACTATAGTTAGAAAATTTCTCTTGTGCTTCATTTGAGGGCTATCACCATTTCCTCCTTGCTTGGAATTCAGGGGTTTATAGAGCATAGCTGCTTATTGCTTTCTATTATCACTTCCTATAATTGAGGTCTGTGCTAAAATTACCCTTAGGGTTACTTACATTCATGTCAGATATCCTCAGAGCAGTTTCTAAAACTGACCCTTCCCTCACTGGTCTTATTTCTTTATGAATTCTCCAAGCTCTACAAATCCTGGGTTGCAGTTTCATAACATATCTATCAAGTAGGGGCCATGCGTAGAATTTTAAACACTACAAGTGGtatacagaaattttaaatgttacatgAAAAAATAGTTCAGTTTATAGAATTAACTATTTTAGTACTACTGCATTTATGTTTAGAAAAATAGTAGTTTTACTTcctttgagattcttttttttttttttttttttggactgaaATGGCAGGAAACTTTTAACACCCACACCTTGGAAATATTTCCTCGAGTAGAAGCCAACTGCTAAGCTAACATGCAGCTAGTATTATGGACCAGTGTGCCAGCCCCATACTGAAAGTTCTGTGGAAGTTAAAGAGAAATAGCTTTTATTAGACATTAGTATGAATAGGTCTAGCTACTTAAAGACTTTAAATCAGACATGGTCTCTGTTGAGTTATAATTGTGCAATTGAGGCAGATAAATGTTGGTATTGATACAAAATAGTTGTGTAcggatgaatttctttttttagctgcggcatgcggacttcttagttgtgacatgtgaactcttagttgtggcatgcatgtgggatctagttccccaaccagggatcaaacccagaccccctgcattgggagcgtggagtcttatccactggaccaccagggaaggccccggatgagttataattaattttatttacaaagtgtGATACTCTTCACATTTAAATATGGGCTAAGGCCAAATCTAGCCCCtgataactaaataaaatttgcTAAACAAATTTAACCtctctggtttcctcatctgtgaaatgaggggaTCTTTTTAGATAATTAGGACTTAAAAACCTATAAGCCTGCAAATTTACATAGGTTTAGGGTCTGAAGGAGGTTAGATTGCCTGCAACTGAGAAAGGTTATGAGTATCTAAGTAAAAAGCCTATATGATTTGTCATAAACTTTAATCAGTTTCTTAACGTATTCAGAGTATCCTTGACAGTTATGCATGGAGTGGATCACATGGTCTTAGAGCAGGGACCTATGGGATTTCCTACAGGCTCCTCCCCAGTTTCATCAGGGGATGAAGAAACTTCCTCCCGTTTGACAGTGTCTCCTTTTATAACCTCAAGAAGAGTGAGCAGGGTGCAGGGGAGTGGCTCAGGCTTTGCAGCCGGATGGACCAAAGTTTGGTTCCTGGCTCTGCAGTGAATAGTTTGACTTCGGGCAGGTTAACCTCTGAGCCCCATTTTTCATCTCTAATAGTTAGCAGGGATACTAACTACTTCACAggattattatgagaattaaataagatgcgGTAAAATGGCT
Protein-coding regions in this window:
- the DNAJC25 gene encoding dnaJ homolog subfamily C member 25, with translation MATPIAPRRGAGATGRRWLVLLPPLLLAVLLPRPAAALVEGLYCGTRDCYEVLGVSRTAGKAEIARAYRQLARRYHPDRYRPEPGDEGPGRTPQSAEEAFLLVATAYETLKDEETRKDYDYMLDHPEEYYSHYYHYYSRRLAPKVDVRVVILVSVCAISVFQFFSWWNSYNKAISYLATVPKYRIQAMEIAKQQGLLRKAKEKGRNKKSKEEIRDEEENIIKNIIKSKIDIKGGYQKPQFRDLLLFQILLAPFHLCSYIVWYCRWIYNFNIKGKEYGEEERLYIIRKSMKMSKSQFDSLEDHQKETFLKRELWIKENYEVYKQEQEEELKKRLANDPRWKRYRRWMKNEGPGRLMFVDD